CGGTGCCCGACCGGGGGAGCCGGGCTGTCGCGCTCACCCGGACGGGTGATCAAAGGGCCCGGCGGCGGCGAGCGCCGACCCCTCGGAGATAAAGTTAGGCTTACCTAACTTCCCAAGGGAGCTCCTGCTGTGACCCTCACCGTCGGCACCCCCGCCGCACCGGCCGGCGACGCGATCCTGCGCCGTCAGCGCATCCGCGAATCGGCCGCCCGCACCTACGCCCGGTCCTTCCCGATCGTCCCGGTGCGCGCGAACGGCATGACGGTGGAGGGCGCCGACGGACGCCGCTACCTCGACTGCCTCTCCGGCGCCGGCACCCTCGCGCTCGGCCACAACCACCCGGTGGTGCTCGACGCGATCCGCCGCACCCTGGACAGCGGCGCCCCCCTGCACCTGCTCGACCTCGCCACCGCCGAGAAGGACGACTTCACCACCGCCCTGCTGGAGAGCCTCCCGGAGAAGTTCGCCGCCCGGTCCCGGGTGCACTTCTGCGGCCCGGCCGGCACCGACGCCGTCGAGGCCGCCCTCAAGCTGATGCAGACCGCCACCGGCCGACGCGGCGCCCTCGCCTTCACCGGCGCCTACCACGGCATGACCGCCGGCGCCCTCGCCGTCACCGGCAACACCGCCGTCAAGGCCCCGCTGCCCAGCGGCGGCGAGGTCACCCGGCTGCCCTACCCCTACGCCTACCGCTGCCCGTTCGGCGTCGGCGGCGAACGCGGCGCCGAACTCGCCGCCGCCTACACCGAGCGCCTGCTGGACGACCCGGCCGGGGGCGTGCTGCCGCCCGCCGCGATGATCCTGGAGGCCGTCCAGGGCGAGGGCGGCGTCGTCCCCGCCCCCGACACCTGGCTGCGCGAGATGCGCCGGATCACCGCTGAACGCGGCATCCCGCTGATCCTGGACGAGGTGCAGACCGGCGTCGGACGCACCGGACGGATGTGGGCCGTCGAGCACAGCGGCATCGAACCCGACGCGATGGTGCTCTCCAAGGCCATCGGCGGCAGCCTCCCGCTCGCCGTCGTCGTCTACCGCGACGAGTACGACGGCTGGCAGCCCGGCGCCCACACCGGCACCTTCCGCGGCAACACCCTGGCGATGGCGGCCGGCGCCGCCACCCTCCGGTACGTGGCCGCCAACGGCCTGGTCGCCCGGGCCGAGACCGTCGGCGCCCGGATCGCCGCCCGCCTCGACGGCGCCCGCGACCGCCTCCCGGTGATCGGCGACGTCCGCGGCCGCGGCCTGATGCTCGGCGTCGAACTCGTCGACCCCGCGGGCACCCCCGACAGCTGCGGCGCCCACCCCGCCGACCCGCGCCTCGCCGTCCGGGTCCGCGAAGCCTGCCTCGCCCGCGGCCTGATCGTCGAACTCGGCGGCCGCCACGACGCCGTCCTGCGGCTGCTGCCCCCGCTCACCATCACCGACGAGCAGGCCGAGGCCGTCCTCGAACGGCTCTGCGCGGCGATCGAGTCCGCGATGCGGCAGCCGGGCGACAAGTGACATTCGGGACCCTGTACTTGACGGGACGTCATATGCACCATCGGGTGGGAAGGTTGGCGGGCGGGGCATGAGCGGGACGACCGAAATCTCCGGCGAGCACGCCGAACCCTCCGGCGGGACGGCCGAACCCTCCGGCGGGAACGCCGAACTCTCCGGCGGGACCGCCGGGCCGGCGGCCCTGCGGCCGCTGATCGACGAGGTGCTGGCCGGGCTCGCGGCCGGCGCGGCGCGGCGCGGCGGGCCGATCGCCCCCGGGGCGCCGGAGGAGATCGCGGCGGCCGTCCGGGAGGCGCTGGCCGGGGCCCGGGGGCCGTCCGCGCTGGGCGAGTTGGCGCACCTGCTGGCCTACGGCGCCGCCGACCCGTCCGACCCCGGGTGCGCCGCGCACCTGCACTGCCCGCCGCTGGCCGTCGCGGTCGCCGCGGACCTCGCCGTCAGCGCGCTCAACCCGTCCCAGGACTCCTGGGACCAGGCCCCCGCCGCGACCGCGCTGGAGAGCGAACTGCTCGCCGAACTCGCCGCATCGGTCGGCTTCCACCCCGACCGGGCGGCCGGGGTGCTGACCACCGGCGGCACCGAGTCCAACCTGATGGGCCTGATGCTGGCCCGCGACCAACGCCTCGGCCCCGACGTCGAGTTGAACGGCCTGCCGGCCGGGGTGCGCCCCCGCATCCTGGCCTCCGAGGCCGCGCACTTCTCCGTCCAGCGCGCCGCCGCCCTGCTCGGCCTCGGCGAACGCGCCGTCCGCACCGTCCGGGTCGACCGCCAACTGCGGATGGACCCGGGCGCGTTGGCCGACGCCTTCGCCGAAGCGGGCCGGGAGGGCGCCACCCCCCTCGCGGTGGTCGCCACCGCCGGCACCACCGACACCGGCGCGATCGACCCGCTCCCCGCCATCGCCGACCTCGCCGCCCGCCACGGCACCTGGCTGCACGTCGACGCGGCCTACGGCGGCGGCGCCCTCTTCTCCGAACGCCTCGCCCCCCTCCTCGACGGCATCGACCGGGCCGACTCGGTCTCCCTCGACTGGCACAAACTCGGCTGGCAACCCGCCGCCGCCGGCGTCTTCCTGGCCCGCGAGGCCCGCACCTACGCCTCGCTCGCCCGCCGCGCCGTCTACCTCAACCCCGCCGACGATGAGGAAGCCGGCTACCCCAGCCTGCTCGGCCAGTCCCTGCGCACCACCCGCCGCCCCGACGCCTTCAAGCTCGCCGTCACCCTCCGCGTCCTCGGCCGGGAAGGACTCGGCGCCTTGGTCGACCGCTGCCACCGGAGCGCCCTACAGGCAGCCGAACTCATCCGCACCACACCCGAGTTGGAACTGCACTGCGACCCGGTCCTGACCACTGTGGTCTTCCGCTACCTCCCCCCGACCCGGCGGACAGCGACCGGATCAACGCCCAACTCCGCCGCGACCTCCTCCGCACCGGCCGAGCCGTGATCGGCCGCACCGAAACCCCCGGCCACGGCCCGGGCCGAATCCGCCTCAAACTGACCCTGCTCAACCCCCACACCACCGAGACCGACCTGGCCGCCCTCCTGCACGCGGTGGTCGACGCCGGCGCCAAGATCCACGGCTAGGCGCGACGGGAACACCTGCTGCGCTCACCGACGCGGAGCCGGGGTGCGGGGAAACCGCGCACCCAGCCACGTGAACGCCGGCGAGGCCGTGGGACGGTGCACGTCACTGTCCCGCGTCGTGGTCTCGTGGTGAACGCTCGGTCGGTCGCACAGGAAGAAAGGTCCTCCGTTCGAGGGAATCGGGCGGCGGGATCGGCGCTCGGTTCGGGCGTAGGCTGCCGTTCATGACGACGGCGGTGGGGAGTCTGATCGAGGAGCTACGCCGTGGCCTGGGTATGTCCCAGGACCAACTGGCGTCAAAGCTGAACGAGTTGGGCGACTGTACGACCATGACGCGACAGCTGGTCAGTCGATGGGAGAACGGCTACCGGGGGCGCAAGCCTGGTGCCGTCTGGCTACGTCATTT
This is a stretch of genomic DNA from Kitasatospora fiedleri. It encodes these proteins:
- a CDS encoding diaminobutyrate--2-oxoglutarate transaminase family protein, producing MTLTVGTPAAPAGDAILRRQRIRESAARTYARSFPIVPVRANGMTVEGADGRRYLDCLSGAGTLALGHNHPVVLDAIRRTLDSGAPLHLLDLATAEKDDFTTALLESLPEKFAARSRVHFCGPAGTDAVEAALKLMQTATGRRGALAFTGAYHGMTAGALAVTGNTAVKAPLPSGGEVTRLPYPYAYRCPFGVGGERGAELAAAYTERLLDDPAGGVLPPAAMILEAVQGEGGVVPAPDTWLREMRRITAERGIPLILDEVQTGVGRTGRMWAVEHSGIEPDAMVLSKAIGGSLPLAVVVYRDEYDGWQPGAHTGTFRGNTLAMAAGAATLRYVAANGLVARAETVGARIAARLDGARDRLPVIGDVRGRGLMLGVELVDPAGTPDSCGAHPADPRLAVRVREACLARGLIVELGGRHDAVLRLLPPLTITDEQAEAVLERLCAAIESAMRQPGDK